A portion of the Glycine max cultivar Williams 82 chromosome 10, Glycine_max_v4.0, whole genome shotgun sequence genome contains these proteins:
- the LOC100815170 gene encoding F-box/LRR-repeat protein 17: protein MKSPKRSAPSLPRGFLYIPWYILQSQTFLPHTMDHSHIVAALSAPHGGDASDAAKRGKKRGSYNCGRCGLPKKGHNCTVKTPASTAAATPDSSLSIVSLPSSSAVPSLRQSPSNLGRALSFDDFDEPALVVDRYEPDEKVDSDVFDETNPDLDLDADAGGLPASLMWEVMRRLPPPGLLSAAKVCKGWRDTTKRLWRAVEELKIRVPANVPVRFVASMLQKCPGIVRLSLRMESDFDSTMLACIAFSCPNLECMKILTFDAAIIRINGDELGRFVADKKSLKSLKMEGCSNLGGFVLCSSSLSTLWLSDLHSLSKMVFNCPQLREISLEFSCLENDSTDLKTMIEGLGRSCPRLQNIHIASIRLSHSAVLALTAAQLRGLRMLSLVLGSEITDASVAAIASSYPNLELLDLSGSGVSDSGISMICNVFPDTLTRLLLALCPNVTSSGIQFATFQLPHLEIMDCGMTICDPNTENPTADENNCNLQKTSGVNVHLINQKLIIKHSRLKKLSLWGCTGLDALYLNCPRLIDLNLNSCSNLHPGRLLLQCPNLENVHASGCQDMLIGAIQSQVHDASAEMENHSQSKRLPDGSKRIRVPHLLSEEEFPEPEKKRRKIERQLCNVLLD, encoded by the exons atgaaatcACCAAAAAGAAGCGCGCCAAGTCTCCCGCGCGGGTTCTTATATATCCCTTGGTACATCCTCCAATCTCAAACCTTTCTCCCACACACTATGGATCATTCCCATATCGTGGCCGCTCTCTCAGCCCCCCACGGCGGAGACGCCTCCGATGCCGCCAAGCGCGGCAAGAAGCGCGGCAGTTACAACTGCGGCCGCTGCGGCCTCCCGAAGAAGGGCCACAACTGCACCGTAAAAACTCCCGCCTCCACCGCCGCGGCAACTCCCGATTCGTCCCTCTCCATTGTCTCCTTACCTTCCTCGTCCGCTGTGCCAAGTCTCCGACAGTCTCCGTCGAATCTCGGTCGCGCGTTGTCGTTCGATGATTTCGATGAACCTGCTCTTGTTGTCGATCGGTACGAACCAGATGAAAAAGTGGATTCCGATGTGTTCGATGAGACCAATCCGGATCTGGATCTGGACGCCGATGCGGGGGGACTGCCGGCGAGTCTCATGTGGGAAGTGATGAGGAGGCTGCCACCGCCGGGGCTGTTGTCCGCCGCAAAGGTTTGCAAGGGATGGAGGGATACGACGAAGAGGCTGTGGAGAGCGGTGGAGGAATTGAAAATTAGGGTTCCAGCTAACGTTCCTGTCAGATTTGTTGCCTCGATGTTGCAAAAGTGCCCTGGGATTGTGAGACTCTCGCTTAGAATGGAGAG TGATTTTGATTCAACTATGTTGGCTTGCATTGCCTTCTCGTGCCCTAATCTTGAGTGTATGAAGATCTTGACGTTTGATGCTGCAATCATTCGGATCAATGG AGATGAATTAGGCCGATttgttgctgataaaaaaagtcTCAAAAGCCTCAAGATGGAAGGTTGTTCTAACCTGGGGGGTTTTGTCCTCTGTTCATCTAGTCTTTCTACACTCTGGTTATCAGATCTGCACTCTCTCTCTAAGATG GTATTTAATTGTCCCCAGTTGAGAGAGATTTCCTTGGAGTTTTCTTGCCTAGAAAATGATAGTACGGATCTCAAAACTATGATTGAAGGTTTGGGAAGGAGTTGCCCGAGATTGCAAAACATACATATAGCTTCGATACGGCTTTCACACTCCGCTGTGCTTGCTCTTACAGCTGCTCAGTTGAG GGGGCTGCGAATGCTTTCTCTTGTTCTTGGATCTGAAATCACTGATGCATCTGTTGCTGCCATTGCCTCAAGCTATCCAAATCTTGAATTGCTTGATCTCAGTGG ATCTGGTGTTAGTGACAGTGGCATTAGTATGATTTGCAATGTGTTCCCTGATACCTTGACAAGACTCCTGCTTGCTCTTTGCCCTAATGTGACTTCAA GTGGTATTCAATTTGCTACATTTCAGTTGCCACACCTTGAAATTATGGACTGTGGCATGACCATATGTGATCCTAATACGGAAAATCCAACTGCTGACGAAAACAACTGCAATTTGCAGAAGACATCTGGCGTTAATGTACACCTAATAAACCAAAAGCTAATCATCAAACATAGCCGTTTAAAGAAACTCAGTTTGTGGGGTTGCACTGGCTTAGAT GCCCTATACTTAAACTGCCCACGACTCATTGATCTGAATCTGAATTCTTGTTCAAATTTGCATCCAG GGAGACTGTTGCTCCAGTGCCCCAATTTGGAAAATGTGCATGCATCTGGTTGTCAGGATATGTTAATAGGGGCCATCCAAAGTCAG GTCCACGATGCTTCTGCTGAGATGGAAAACCATTCACAATCTAAACGTCTACCTGATGGCTCCAAAAGGATTCGGGTTCCAcatttacttagtgaggaagaG TTCCCTGAACCTGAAAAAAAACGGAGAAAGATCGAGAGACAGCTTTGTAATGTGCTTCTGGACTGA